CAATGCCATATGGAGATGGAACTATAACTATAGGTAGTGCAGAAGCAATATATAGTAAAAACTATTATTTGAATTCAAATCATGGAGATATGTTAAAAAAATCAAAAGATATTTTAGGATCAATACTAATGCGTCCATCCGTTCCTAGAAATGACAATAAAAGAGAAAAGAATAAAGACTATGTATATAGTATTATATTGAGAAATGCTCCAATAGGAGAGATTCATTCTGGAATAGCGGAAAAAGCAATAAATATAGCAGAAAATGTGACTACAAGAGACTTTATAACTAGAAAAATAGGAGATAATATACGGTGGATTATATTCAGTTCAAAGGAGAAGGAAAAAATTAAATTAAGACTAAATCCAGAAAAAGAACAAGATTATGAAATGCTTGTATTTTTTGCAGAAGGAAATGGAGAAATTGATATGATAAAAAGAAGCTTTAGCAGCAAGGATACAACTGTAAATCTTTATGGAGCAAAATGTTTGTAAATAGATAAACTAATATATATTGTCTTGAAATAACCTATCTGTTTTGCTATTATTTAGGTGTATCTATTAACGACAATTACATTTATGAGAGGGGAAATAAAATGAAAAACATTATGAAAAAAGCTTTTAGTTTTGGACTTATATTTATGATGGTTCTTACACTTGTAATTGGTTGCACACCAAAAGAAGAACCTAAAATTAATGAAGAGAGTCCTATGATATCAGAAGAGAAAATAGATGTATATCCAATGGAGATTGAAGATGGATTTGGAAATAAAGTAACTATAGAAAAACAACCTACAAGGATTATTTCACTTGCTCCAAGTCATACAGAGATACTCTTTGCTTTAGGACTTAATGATGAAATAGTAGGGGTAACTACTTATTGTAACTATCCAGAAGAAGCTAAAGCTAAAGAGAGAGTAGGAGATGCATTTAATTTAAATCTTGAAAAGATATTAGAGCTAGATCCGGACTTAGTAATAAATTATGGTCCTGGAAAAGAAGATGTTAACAATAGATTAACAGAATCTGGTATAGCTGTACTTAGCTATCTACCTGAGTCAGTAGACGAGGTTATCAGCCTTATAGAAGAATTAGGAAGTGTAACAAATACTATGGTACAAGCAGAGGCAATAACTGTAGATATGATAAGCAAAAGAGACTATATAACTAATAAAGTAAGTAACGTAGATAAGAAAGCCACTGTATTTTTTGAAATTTGGGATGAACCACTTCAAGCTGCAGGTCCAGGCTCATTTGTAGATGAATTGATTAGATTAGCTGGTGGTGAAAATATAGCTAGTGATGCTGAAAGCGCTTATGCACAGTTTGATTTAGAACAGCTTATAGAGAGAAATCCTGAAGTGTATTTAATGTCTGAGGATTTGGAAACTAAGACTATTGAATCAGTAAAATTAAGACCAGGATTTAGTGAACTTAGTGCTGTGCAAAACGATAGAATATATATATTAGACCCACTAATATCAATACCTGGTCCTAGAATAGTAGATGGACTTGAATTAATAGCTAAGAGCATATATCCTGAACTTTTCGAATAAAAATAGGTTGGTAGAGGTAATATGGATGAAAAAATAATAAGCAAAAAAAAATGGAGTATCATTATTATAGTCTGTGTAATATCTTTAATTATTAGTATAATAACGTTTTCGACTTTAGGCTCGGCAAGTATTAGCCCAATAGACACCTTTAAGATTGTGCTTTCTAGAGTACCTTTATTGGGAGATAATATAGATATTTCATACTTGCCAAAGTCTCATCAAACTATCATACTTAATATAAGAATCCCTAGAGTTTTAATTGGAGTAATAGTAGGGGCTGCTTTAGCTGGGGTAGGAGCTGTTTTTCAAGGTATGTTCAAAAATCCAATGGCAGACCCATACGTTATAGGTATATCTTCTGGAGCTGCATTGGGAGCAGGCTTAGCTATTATTTTCGGACTAACTTGGACAGCCTTTGGCATATCCACTATATCTATAGCAGCATTTATAGGAGCTATATTATCAACCTTTTTAGTATATTGGATTTCAAAAGTAAAAAATAAAGTTCCAGTTACAATATTACTGCTATCGGGAATTGCAGTAGGTCAATTTTTAACAGCTATATTATCATTCTTAATGGTAATATACACAAAAGACATGACAAAAATAATATATTGGACTTTAGGTAGTTTTTCAGGGAAAGGTTGGGAGCACTTAGCTTCTATATCTGTCCCAATATTATTACCTATGATTGCTATTAACTTGTTTTCAAGGGATTTAAATATAATGCTCTTAGGAGAAGAATCAGCACAAAATCTAGGCATTAATGTGGAGAAAACAAAGATAATTATATTAGTAATTTGTTCTTTAATTATATCAATTGCAGTATCAGTTAGTGGGATAATCGGGTTTGTAGGTCTTATAATCCCACACATTGTAAGACTAGTAGTAGGTCCAGACCATAGAATTCTTATTCCTACTTCTATGCTAGTAGGAGGAATATTTATGATATTTGCGGATACAATAGCTAGGACTATGATATCTCCTACAGAGATACCTGTAGGTATAATCACTGCTATTTTTGGTGGACCATTTTTTATATATTTATTAAGAAAGTCTAAGAAAAATATATAGTTGTTGTACATAAGAACATTAAATATCTTAAAATAAATGAGAATAAATCTGTTTAAAATACAGAATAATAGATTCTAAGGACCAATTCTTAGAATCTTTTTTATGACCTAACCTGATTGTTTTGAGACTGAAGGAAAGACCAAACTTAACGAGGTTCAAAATTGTTAAGAGTAGTCTAGAAGAAATATGTGCTGTAGACTATAGAAAACAACCTGTTGGAGGGATAAAAATTATAGATTTAAAAATTGATGAGATATTTAATAAAAATACAAAAGAAATTTTCAAGCAATTTGTTAATATGGATTTAGATGAGAAAACCTATAAATCATCAGATATAAAATTCAATGATGGGGTATCTATAATCGTAAGTCTTTCAGGTATACTTTCAGGACAAGTAATTGTAAATATCCCAAGAGAATTAGCAAAAATCATTTATCATAGACATAAGAAGGGTGTTCTAGCTGTTGAAATAGACGGAAATGTCAGGAAGAGTATTTTGGAATTATGGAAGATTATTATTGGAAATTCATGTGCTAGTTTTTATGAAAATGGAGTTTCAATAGAATTAGGAAGCTATTGCATGATTG
This is a stretch of genomic DNA from Proteiniborus sp. DW1. It encodes these proteins:
- a CDS encoding cobalamin-binding protein; translated protein: MKNIMKKAFSFGLIFMMVLTLVIGCTPKEEPKINEESPMISEEKIDVYPMEIEDGFGNKVTIEKQPTRIISLAPSHTEILFALGLNDEIVGVTTYCNYPEEAKAKERVGDAFNLNLEKILELDPDLVINYGPGKEDVNNRLTESGIAVLSYLPESVDEVISLIEELGSVTNTMVQAEAITVDMISKRDYITNKVSNVDKKATVFFEIWDEPLQAAGPGSFVDELIRLAGGENIASDAESAYAQFDLEQLIERNPEVYLMSEDLETKTIESVKLRPGFSELSAVQNDRIYILDPLISIPGPRIVDGLELIAKSIYPELFE
- a CDS encoding iron chelate uptake ABC transporter family permease subunit, translating into MDEKIISKKKWSIIIIVCVISLIISIITFSTLGSASISPIDTFKIVLSRVPLLGDNIDISYLPKSHQTIILNIRIPRVLIGVIVGAALAGVGAVFQGMFKNPMADPYVIGISSGAALGAGLAIIFGLTWTAFGISTISIAAFIGAILSTFLVYWISKVKNKVPVTILLLSGIAVGQFLTAILSFLMVIYTKDMTKIIYWTLGSFSGKGWEHLASISVPILLPMIAINLFSRDLNIMLLGEESAQNLGINVEKTKIIILVICSLIISIAVSVSGIIGFVGLIIPHIVRLVVGPDHRILIPTSMLVGGIFMIFADTIARTMISPTEIPVGIITAIFGGPFFIYLLRKSKKNI